The Solea senegalensis isolate Sse05_10M linkage group LG12, IFAPA_SoseM_1, whole genome shotgun sequence DNA segment CATTATCACTGAGAGGCATTTGGATTTACaccagttttgccattcactcattcatatttatctctcatcactcatctttcatggacacatcagcatgtagacaaGCAGAGcaaggaatcaaacccacagcctttgagttgaaagagaACTCACCCTTCCAACGAGCCACTGGCAGCCCCAGCAGATTAATGAGAGGCAGGCTTCTTTACTGACGGTTTGGATTTCATTGCTGTGACCGTGCAGTTCCAGGTGGATGTTTACGTCAATGTAAACAATGCAACTCAATTCATCCCAAAATTGTCTTAGAGGGAACCTAGAATTAATATTTAgttctcacaaaaaaaaacaaaaaaagacctGGAGTTTGCTGGTCTAAATCTGCATTTTTCCATGACCGCGTCACAAATCTCCAAGTCCGCCGCTTCTTGCTGTGATCACGAATAATAATATGGGAAACTGAAACAACTTCCTGGTTTCCTTAAATGTGCTGAACACAGTTATGAGTAGATTaacactgtgtctgtgctcaTAGAGCCGATTCAAGTGATTTAGAGTCATAACATCACTGGGATTAATTCAGcatgatgaaagaaaatgactaTTTAGTCATCTCCATTTAAACGACTGCGTTACAACTCTGTAAAACgggtttttatttcacttctgTTTGCAGCGCGCGGGGACTGACGACGACGCCCTGATGAGGATCATGGTGTCCAGGAGTGAGGTGGACATGCTGGACATCAGAGCCTGTTTCAAGAAGACGTACGGACAGTCTCTGTACACCACCGTCCAGGTACGACTCACGAGCATTAAACATAATCTGAGCCTGGGGGGGTGATAAcctgtgacagagtgaagctCAGTGATTTACGTTAAACACCTTGTTCAGACTCTCGCTCGCTGAAGTGAATTCATCTGCTCTCCTGGGGCCAGATGTTCCCACAGAGAAGATGGATTACAGTCCCTCAAAGACAAAATCCCtgaatagataaaaaaaaaacccagatgcAGTAAAATGTCGTTATATTAgatctattttttttacaggtttAGTAGATTTCAaaccttgtttttttacctCTACTTAAACTAAATGAcactattttctttcttttttttctgtaaatttcCATGGAAAATTTAGTTTAGGGATTTTGGAAATAAtccaaattggaaactttccacgGGAAATTTTGGAATTAATGGGAATGAATGAGAATTAACTGGAAATTTGGGATAATTCGCCTTGATATTgtacaggtgtacctaataaagtggacgGTGAGTGTCGACACAGAACAAACAGTAAATCTCTGAGCGTTGATGGGCAGTAAATTAGCTGTATTAACACAGCTGGTTTGTTATGAAGTGCTGCTTCGACTGTTAGGGATTCATGGACCATTCTGCACATTTGgtctgagttgttgttgttggcacaCACGTAtgtctccttttcttctctttgctgATCTTGTTTCGCAAATTTAACATGACTTTAAACTATAACGTTGGAGATTACAACGGGGTATTAAGGCCAAACGAacctttcgagaataaagtcgtaacattatgagaataaagttgtacaattatgagaataaagtcgtaaaattatgagaattaagtcgtacaattatgagaataaagtcgtaaaattatgagaataaagttgtaatcttttgagaataaaatcgtaattAAATTGTaagattatgagaataaagtcataatctttccAGAATGAAGTCAAAACATTATGAGTAAaatcgtaatattacgagaataaagttggaatctTTAGGGAgtaaagtcttaatattacgagagtaaagtcgtaatctttcgagaataaagtcggaatctttcaagaataaagttcGTAAAATTATGagtaaagtcgtaatattacgagagttaagtcataatctttcgagaataaagtcaaacaCTACATATtacataaaagaaacaaactaaaactaacaaaaacatttccaaaactTGTGAATGttatgacaaataaaaatcctgattctgtctgctgtgttttgGCAGGAGGACACGAGTGGAGACTACCAGAAGGCTTTACTCTACCTCTGTGGTGGCAATGATTAATGTTGTTGGGCAGCAGTGAACAACGAGGCGCTGTGAGACACATGCGCAGTCTTTTTCATTCACTTATTTCTAACTTTACATTGTGATTTTGACTTAGTTACTTATTTATAAAGAATAGATTGAGTGGAGCTgtcatttttgtctcatgttgaATATTATTTCATCAAAACTgtctaataaaataaacagtctgATTTCTGCATTGTTTGAAATAagttaaatgggttttttttgcatttcactCGTATTCACTGAATTCCTTGCCTGATGTAAACATTATGGCCAGTTGTTTACATCGTGCTCACGCTGTGTGTTAAACGCTGCtgagaaaatacaataaagaatTATTGAGCACGTAGTCACACGCCAGCTCTCATTAATTACCAATGAACTGCTGATCCCGACTAAATTGCCGTACGGCTGTCGGTGATCAATAAGTAATGGGACGCCATTAGACATTTGCTGACTCATATAAAGACATCCACCAAACCACGGTGGGAACTGGTGTCAAACAAATTGCATTCTCGGATAAGTGGAAGGGAAGTGACCTCGCTTGGTTGAAGTtgcaccacaaggtggcagcaaagTTTATAATGAACACGGGTTTCCGTAGTGGAGGCTACGAGCACATACAACAAAGAGTCAAATatagaaaacaaatgaagctCTGTCACTGATCTGTGAACATTAACAAAATctagatatataaatatcaatataagctttaaaaaccaaagtcattaaactggtctTTAATTCAATGTCAGTATCTCCACACTGCTTTAATCGTTCCTTTAAGTCCACACggtcacatcatttctgttacATTTGAAGATATTGTTGATGAACAATAATGAACATAGATACTGTGAAGTCTCCTCAGCGTGAAGTCTGCCTCACAAATATTCTATGGAAACACAATTACTACGTATCTTGATAATCCCTGAAGTGCATTTTTCCTGAGGTGTGCAGAGTTTCCTCGGGTGTGGTGCGAGTAAGTTTACGCCCAAAGCAGTTCTTACAAATGTTGCAAGGCCTTTTATGAGTTATTTTGTGCTTTATCAAATTATACCTTAGAATGAACAACTTTCAAAGGAATATCACTAGTGTGAGGTTTTTTTGTGAGTTAACAAACATGAACGTCTcttaaaacactttccacacgtGTCACAGGAATATGGCTTCTCAGCTGAGTGACTTTTTTCATGGACTCTCAAATATGAACTTTGcttaaaacactttccacatgttttacacgAATATGGCCTCTCAACTGTGTGAATTCTCTGATGGAGTCTCAAACTCCAACGGTGtctaaaacactttccacacgtTTCACAGGAATATGGCTTCTCAACTGAGTGACCTTTCTCATGGACTCTCAAATACGAACTTTGcgtaaaacactttccacattcTTTACACGAATATGGTCTCTCACCAGTGTGAATTCTCTGGTGCAGGCGCAAACTCCAACTTTgtttaaaacactttccacatgtttgACAGGAAAATGGTTTGtcacctgtgtgagttcttTCATGGACTACCAAATGTGAACTTTGattaaaacactttccacacgtTACACAGGAAAATGGTTTGTCACCTGTGTGCATTCTTTCATGGACTATCAAATATGAGTTTTGATTAAAGgactttccacatgttttacaggaatatggcttctcacctgtgtgagttcttTCATGGACCATCAAATGCGAACTTTGactaaaacactttccacatgtttcacaggaataaggcttctcacctgtgtgagttctcATGTGAAAAATCAATTTCAATTTGGTTCTAAAACGTTTAGCACATGTCGTGCAAGGaaatggtttctctcctgtgtggactCTCATATGCAGAACAAGTTTAGACTCATAAGCAAATCTTTTTCCACAAGGATcacattttaaagactttttacCAATCTTTGATGTGTGACAGTTGTCTACTTTGTTCCTGTCATTTCTCTTGCGTGACTTTGACTCAGCTTTTCTATTAGACACAGTGTCAACATGGTTACTTCCTGTCTGAACTTGACTCTCAGCTACAGGCGAGCTGTGAGAGAGGAGCTGATGGTCACTGTCTGATTCTGCTTGTGCCATGTGATCACCTTCTTCATTATCAGGGGTCAACAATGATGCATCAGCCTCCTGCGTCAGTTCAAGCTGTTCACGTTCATGAACGGTGGCGATTTCCTCCTGCTCTTCTTTCATCAGAGACTCTGGTTCTTCTTGGTCCAGACTGGCATTCCTCTCCTGGTTAGAGAGCTGCTGTTTAGCGAGAACCTCGACCTCTTTACAGACGtgctgctgtggaagctctacagacacaaacaacaacaacaacaacaacaatttaacGATAAAACAATTGAGGTGTAGtttcaacaattaaaacaactaTGATAAAGGGAATAACATCACCATTAACAAGAGCTGGACGAGCACATACAGAAATAGTGGGAAGAACACAAACTAGCACTTTATGCTGATGATATAATCGCGTTTATTTCACATCTTAGTAAAAAGCATCCCGTCCAGTTAATCATTATCATTTGGTGGCATCTCAGAATATACAATCAACAACAAGACCACCTTGGTTTTTACAACTCGATGAGAAAAGAGGTGGAAAATCTAATTAGTGAAGCTCTCCAATTCAAAGTGGTAGATCAGTTTACTTACTTGGAAATAGAAATTAGGTCAAAATTAGATTTATAACTATGAACCCATGGTAGAGGACACAACAGTATCAGTCAATAGTTAAGATAATGTATCTATTCCAGAATAATCCATTGCCACCAGCTGAAGTTTTGATTCAGAAAATTCAAAAGTTATTTAATGGTTATTTACTTAAGTACTACAtgttggatttttgtttttattgcaattAATTGTCTTCATTGTATCTAGTCGTGGTGAAAAACAGAAGCCAAATTCTGGCTGTACAGACCTGTCCTGTGTAACTTTATTACAGGGCCCCACTTCACATGGAACAGTCTGCGCTGCGGATCCACATCCTCCTCGTGTTCAATGATGTTTTTCTCCACATGGCGACTTCCCGTCTGATCTTGACTCTCAGCTACAGCAGAGCTGTGAGAGATGAGCTGGTGGTCACTGTGTGGTTCTGCTTCCACAGGATAACTTTCCTCATGATCAGGAGTCAACACTGATGCATCAGCCTCCTGCTTCACTTCAACTTGTTCTCCCTCGTGACCGGTGCAGAttgcctcctgctcctctttaatctgtagagactctggttcctcttggtccagactgaagttcctctcctggttacagagctgctgctctgtgagaaGCTCCTCCTCTTTAGagacatgctgctgtggaagctctgcagacacagagagctACATTACAACATGACCATTTTAGTCCAAAGGGTGGAAGATGTGAGCTCTGTTGAGGACATGGAGACCAGTTTGGGACCAGTCTTACCTTCAAAGGTCATGTGAACTTTACAAAGTTAAGACTCTGGAGAGTTTACAGGTCCATACTTAATcctcattttaaacattgtgtCTGAACTGTACATTTACAGGCTGTTAATAAACCAAAATGTTCTTTCACAATAGTAATGCAGCTCAGTGTTAAAGTTAAAGATTAACATTAACTCAATGTACTTTCTCTAAAGACAACACTTTACATTTAGTTTCTAGTATTCTATGCACTTCATTCTActgatttaaatgttatgtttacattttttttattttcggTTTGGTCAAAACCTTGTGAatatgaaatgatttaaaacttCTTTTCTACaatttattagagctgcaactaactattattttcataatcaatgaatctgtcaaCTATTTTcacgagtaatcgtttggtccaaaattgacagaaaacgttaaaaaaatatcgatcagtgtttgaaaatccatctcgttttgtccacaaaccaaaatgattccgtttttaatgattcctttgttttatgaagcaaagaaactaaGACTATATTAACTTTTAAGACGCTGAAACAATCAAAACTTATAATactgaaaaaagcttcaaaccgattcatttagtaatcaattaataatcggtTAATCGAATAATTGTTCAGCTCTACAATTAATATCTTCATGTTTTGTTCTCTCCGTTTAGTAAAATGACTTAAACTATTGTTATGTGGATGGAGAAAGCACAGTGAAATTAGACACTTTTACATTACTTTACTAATTAAAAGACCATTGTGGTTTTTACTGACCTATTCGTTGTAACTTTACTCGAGGTTTACAGACGATCTCCAACTGTCTGCGCTGACGATTCGCTTCGTCCTCGTACTCGACGATCGTTTGTTCGAAGGCTCTGAATATTTCTTCCGCAGCAGCAGTTAGTCGCTCGGCGATTAAATCGCTCAAATGCTGACGCGAATACATCGCTGCTCGGTCAACAACTGGAATATTTACCCGCGACACACGAACACATCAGCGTGTTTCCACTTTGTATGTTCGCGTGGAGAGTACGGAGATAGCGCTGCTATGCTATACTAGCTTCCGTTTGACttccgccaccgccgccgctaATCCggaagtaaaacaataaaaagcgGAAGTAATCCAACAGTACGTATTATGTGTTTACGTACATGTAgatatgtatttatatggaCCAATtccatatatataaatatatacacaaataaatagtCAGATATGAACATAAatactttttgcttttttgttttttaggcCTGTAATGTTGGTGTCATAGTGGATAATTTCTTTCTCAACATTGGGTTTGCGGTCCATCCATTTCATGGATTCATTTGCACACGAGAATGTACGTTTAACTTAGTGTAGTTTATGTTTGCAGAATGGCTTTGGAGAGTCTGTTCGATCAGGATAACAGAATATTATCTTCAAAATCGAATTATATTATGATAATCAAGTGCCATTAGTTGTTAAAATCGGCCTTCAGTTCAAGATTTAATACAAATCGGCCTGACTAATTGTCATGTTATTGATTCTTGAAATACACCTGTTACACAACCATCCCTGGTCTCTATCTTCTCTccattccatttttcttttctcccacctctccttcactaaCCCCCTTCCCTTtccccctcctttctctcctctctcctaccccaTCCAGCTATAAGAACTGTAACCTTAcgatgtaaagtgccttgagattaTGCATGTTATGAATCAGTGCTATATccataaaattgaattgaacaaatAGCCATATACACTAGTTTTGACATGGATTGTGTTTTAATGGTTTCAATGATGTGTTCACTGAATGTAAATATGAGCCCCTGGACACAAGATCTatgtctttaaataaacactttaaagAATCCAGGTGAATTTTCCAACAACATCAGTATTATTTTGCAGGGTTTTTTGTTGGTTGTTACTAATCAATACAAGCATGATTCAGCGCTTATGTAGCCAGTGGCTGTGAACTCTGTGGGTCATAAATCACTCGCTGTGCTGGATGCTCACTTCCACTGCGGGAAGATGCTGTGAAAGAGCCTGCAGTGTCACATTAAACCcaccaaaaaagaagaagaaattattTTTCCACTTCAGTGATTTTTCTTGACTCTCAGCTCTAATTTTATTGTTTACTCGTCTCTCTTTCGAAGAAGGGGCTTTCAagttgtttgtcagtgtgggCCACTCGTAGCTGCACCCAGAGAACTGGAGGAGGGCAGAGTTTTCTTTGGTCACAACCCACTACACACActcatcattatcatttcatGCTAACAATGccatatttgtgttgttttgttaaatcCCATCATTTCTCTGTAATCTAAGTAAAGCTCTTTATGACCCaaacacccattcacacacacacacatgcagacgtATTCATACCAGTGTGTAATCTGGattgtttgcacacacacacacacacacacactgtgccaaATCTCCTTAGTATCATTGGTGCCTGGTTGTGTTTTCCATAGTCTCCGCTTGAACAAGGCCCACAtctctcagccaatcaggagCCACAGGCAGTCAGGCCACTCgtgagaccacacacacacaccatccatcCTCACCACGGGCGTCTCAGGAAGGATGTGTTGGCTCTGCAAACAAAGGGGGAATGATGAGATTTAAGCAAACACCTAAATCACACAGGATTTAAAGAGCTGTGAAGCCAAAAAGTATAGAAAGCACGCGAGGGAGCCGAGGACTGGGGAAAGTTCTTGATCGTTATTGACCGAGATAGACGATTGTCAATATGTTACACACGTGCAGTAAAAATGCCACTTCTGTAAGgtatgaaaaatgtcacaaaaaacaaaacatcatcgTATACTAAGGCTCATGACATGTCGCAAAAACGTGACATGAAATGTGATATGTTCCAATAAATGTTGCAAAACTTGTACAGGAAAGCATACAAATGTATGCaaccaaaacattaaaattgtCCCAAAAATAGATAATAACGCATAAAGAATATCATCATATAGTATAttaacatattatatatacatcatTAGGCATTAAAAGGtgataaaaacataattgtATGATAAGGAATCAAAAATGGTATAATTaggcacaaaaaaacatacaaggCAGAAAAATTTCACCAAAACATCATGAGGCAAGAAAATTTGTATGAGTGGGACGAATTAGGGTCTCAAAAACATCATACGGTattgaaatgtgacaaaataacatgAATAATGTTGCAGAAGAATTATTATAAGGcataaaaaatgtgaaacaaaaaagtCGTAGTATAATTAGGCATGAAAAATGTCACGATAAGGCACaaaaaatgttgcaaaatgtCATCATAATAAGGCTGGAATAGGGTCTCAAAAACATCAGTAAAggcattaaaatgtgataaacaCATCATCACATACAAAAGGTCATCTTAGTACAATAAGCCATGGAATAGTCACAAAAACATCATAAGGCACAAAATATGTAGAAAAGCATGAAAGAACCTTCGGCATTAGAAATGTCACGTAAACATTGTAGAATAAGGCAtgaaaaatgtctcaaaatgtcacattcaaGGATCGTACggcattaaaatgtgacaaaaacatcattgttAGAATAATGCATGAAAACAATGATCAAAACATCAcaggaaagtaaaataaagcatGTTTGTATAAAACCAGATATGGATGTATATTAATGTAATTACTGTGATTGCACTGAATCTCTGATGATGACAgatctttcacacacacacacacacacacactgtgtttgatgCATTTATCTGGACTCGTGTGCGACACATGTCGTCCTCTCGGTGTTAAAATGAATGCAGTGTGGACTAACAGCAGGTCACTGAAGGCCTTTTCACTGGGCGTCGTTAGTATTGTGATGGAGCAGAGTATTGACAGCAGAGCACAGTCGCGGGTCCTGGTGGGCGCTCACTGAAATGGACCGGGGTCAAAACTTTCCATTTGTCGACATCATAATAACATCTTTATCATATTTAGAGTGTTATtacatttctatttgttttgcGAGTCCTCCACAGCTCGGTTATTTGAGGTGACTCCGTCGTATGATTATGTGTGTAACAAGTTTGAGAATTCAGAAAGGACAGGTGGTATTTTAATGCTTTCACAGGAGCTGCGTTACTGAGCTTAAATGGTGCAGCTCGTCTTTTTCAGCAGCTGCCGTTGTAAAAGTCTTGCTTGAAGGAATTCTCCTCCCTAAACGTACACTCGcggtgattttatttttcttgcgACCGCCCTCTAATTTGCTTTCAGTTGCAGCCACATTGCTTCATTCTGCTTTCCCAGAATGCAACCTGCTGAGAGTGTGAGTTTGATGGATTTCAGCTGCGTGTGATACATTAGGTTACAGCAGGAGATGAAGCTCAAATCATCAacaagagaagaaggagaagagaagagtcgTTCTCCCTTCAGGCTGCTCTGACGATGGGGGGATGTTACTGATCTCTtctttgtgacatttatttggTTTAGTTTCAAATTTTTCAAGGAAACCTaaagaacaaaagcaacaaaaacaacgtcTGCTTTATTAACATTTGAAAAGTCTTAGGCTCACATGCTTCAGTGCGTGGTAACAATGAGACGTTTTAAATGATGAGTCCAAGTTTCTActtgaatttgtgacatttagAAAGAAGTTTGTGCAAAATGAAGGATTAAAAATACATCCAAAATC contains these protein-coding regions:
- the LOC122778194 gene encoding oocyte zinc finger protein XlCOF22-like → MYSRQHLSDLIAERLTAAAEEIFRAFEQTIVEYEDEANRQRRQLEIVCKPRVKLQRIELPQQHVSKEEELLTEQQLCNQERNFSLDQEEPESLQIKEEQEAICTGHEGEQVEVKQEADASVLTPDHEESYPVEAEPHSDHQLISHSSAVAESQDQTGSRHVEKNIIEHEEDVDPQRRLFHVKWGPVIKLHRTELPQQHVCKEVEVLAKQQLSNQERNASLDQEEPESLMKEEQEEIATVHEREQLELTQEADASLLTPDNEEGDHMAQAESDSDHQLLSHSSPVAESQVQTGSNHVDTVSNRKAESKSRKRNDRNKVDNCHTSKIGKKSLKCDPCGKRFAYESKLVLHMRVHTGEKPFPCTTCAKRFRTKLKLIFHMRTHTGEKPYSCETCGKCFSQSSHLMVHERTHTGEKPYSCKTCGKSFNQNSYLIVHERMHTGDKPFSCVTCGKCFNQSSHLVVHERTHTGDKPFSCQTCGKCFKQSWSLRLHQRIHTGERPYSCKECGKCFTQSSYLRVHEKGHSVEKPYSCETCGKCFRHRWSLRLHQRIHTVERPYSCKTCGKCFKQSSYLRVHEKSHSAEKPYSCDTCGKCFKRRSCLLTHKKTSH